A genomic segment from Pyrodictium occultum encodes:
- a CDS encoding 50S ribosomal protein L22 — protein sequence MPVWRYSVRVDEERSAKAVMWDAPISYKKVIDLARLLRGMRLEDAKRLLERVAAGKEPIPVRRYMGKQAHHRGLAARYRWPVGRYPVKAARILLKLLESVSNNAEVKGLDTEKLRIVHIGVHKGRVIKKWMPRAFGRSSPRFRKYSHIEVVVAEEE from the coding sequence TTGCCGGTATGGCGTTACTCGGTGAGGGTTGACGAGGAGCGCTCGGCTAAGGCTGTGATGTGGGACGCGCCCATATCCTACAAGAAGGTTATAGACCTTGCACGGCTCCTGCGCGGCATGAGGCTAGAGGATGCGAAGCGGCTCCTTGAGCGGGTAGCGGCTGGTAAGGAGCCCATACCGGTCCGCAGGTACATGGGGAAGCAGGCTCACCACCGCGGGCTTGCGGCCAGGTACAGGTGGCCAGTGGGACGCTACCCTGTTAAGGCTGCACGCATACTGCTCAAGCTCCTCGAGAGCGTGTCCAATAACGCCGAGGTAAAGGGGCTTGATACTGAGAAGCTTCGCATCGTACATATAGGCGTGCATAAGGGCCGCGTGATTAAGAAGTGGATGCCCCGTGCCTTCGGCCGCTCGAGCCCCAGGTTCAGGAAGTATAGCCATATAGAAGTGGTTGTGGCGGAGGAAGAGTAG